A part of Onthophagus taurus isolate NC chromosome 7, IU_Otau_3.0, whole genome shotgun sequence genomic DNA contains:
- the LOC111415067 gene encoding transmembrane protease serine 9-like has protein sequence MFVVSFFPIVLFAILNHVDSATTNRRLLQWAIDDRGCRTPDGYTGDCIPINDCQPMVDLLSKHPLNETYRIHFKKYYCSFKNSVLSVCCPSELRINFEWLYDEPSTCTTPEKEQGSCIPILQCKPMTDFLERSGTLDAATKDVLRQYTCRYDGVGIQNIIVCCPKNPIRLSGPGPATKNDDVDKSILLPTECGLSNSLDRITNGQKADIYEFPWSVALKYDTGKPIPFHCGGSLINNRYVLTAAHCIRTLKLTGVRLGEYDFNTNPDCIVDRNKTKCAPQHVDFDVSEKDAIVHSGYSKQGIQNDIALIRLPREIKFTDAIGPVCLPSKENLMKKDSDYRNLTVIGWGTTELRQPSTVLLKVTVPYVNQADCQGVFKTQVTISNKQICAGGRDGKDSCSGDSGGPIMYSVVDDGIIRWVQAGLVSFGTKVCGTEKVPAVYTKISSYMDWILSNIQPSTAVSFRTGFCTLQSMCSLCWRTVRKLNIEILIHYINTNSKIDNPVRVVMKSITTSLTLLLCFISFSKSQSNAGSNCITPSYTSGRCINIYQCQPIMNVLNSGGLTNQFKEELKKYYCGFDTNPKVCCPNYEITPQADPNDNGSLLPTDGCGEAEALSRITNGDKADLLEFPWQVALKYVSKKAIPYSCGGSLINKRYILTAAHCITSKLIGARLGEYDFATPIDCVSIRNITTCAPPHQDFDVTSNDAKIHAEYNKKPYEHDIALIRLPRDAIINRAVKPICLPINQNLTPKFLNNLLVVGWGRTEFSGQSTVLLKAAVPLQGNDICNKRYSPIPIQDTQFCAGGKDGKDSCNGDSGGPIMTVVNVDGIIKTVQVGLVSIGPTSCGLKDFPGVYTKLTSYTKWILDNIQP, from the exons ATGTTCGTTGTTAGTTTTTTCCCGATCGTTCTGTTTGCAATTCTAAACCACGTTGATTCCGCGACAACAAACAGAAGATTATTAC AATGGGCAATTGATGACAGAGGTTGTAGAACACCAGATGGATACACCGGGGATTGTATACCAATCAATGATTGTCAGCCAATGGtcgatttattatcaaaacatCCTTTAAATGAAACCTACCGAATTCATTTCAAGAAGTATTATTGTTCCTTTAAAAATTCGGTTTTATCAGTTTGTTGTCCATCagaattaagaattaattttg AATGGCTTTATGATGAACCTTCGACATGTACCACCCCAGAGAAAGAACAAGGATCTTGTATACCAATTTTACAATGTAAACCAATGACCGattttcttgaaagatccGGAACGTTAGATGCAGCCACGAAAGATGTTTTACGACAATACACTTGTAGATACGACGGAGTTGGTATTCAAAACATCATTGTTTGTTGTCCAAAAAATCCTATCAGATTATCAGGGCCAGGGCCAGCGACAAAAAATGACGACGTTGACAAATCTATTTTACTTCCTACAGAATGCGGTTTATCAAACAGTCTCGATAGAATTACAAACGGTCAAAAAGCCGATATTTATGAATTTCCTTGGTCGGTTGCTTTAAAATATGACACCGGAAAACCAATACCGTTTCATTGTGGTGGAAGTTTAATCAACAATAGATATGTATTAACAGCAGCTCATTGTATtagaactttaaaatt aactGGGGTCCGTTTAGGTGAATATGATTTTAACACCAACCCCGATTGCATAGTAGAtcgaaataaaacaaagtgtgcTCCACAACACGTAGATTTTGATGTTAGCGAAAAAGATGCGATTGTTCATTCGGGATACTCAAAACAAGGaattcaaaatgacattgCTTTAATAAGATTGCCtagagaaattaaatttactgaCGCGATTGGTCCAGTTTGTTTAccatcaaaagaaaacttaatgAAAAAAGATTCTGATTACCGAAACCTCACTGTTATTGGGTGGGGAACCACAGAGTTGC GACAACCAAGCACCGTCTTATTGAAAGTTACCGTACCATACGTAAATCAAGCAGATTGTCAAGGCGTTTTTAAAACTCAAGTAACTATATCGAATAAACAAATTTGTGCAGGTGGAAGAGATGGTAAAGATTCGTGTTCTGGCGATAGCGGAGGTCCTATAATGTACTCAGTGGTTGATGATGGTATAATTAGATGGGTTCAAGCAGGTTTGGTTTCGTTTGGTACTAAAGTATGTGGTACAGAAAAGGTTCCAGCTGTTTACACAAAAATATCATCGTATATGGATTGGATTTTGAGCAACATACAACCTT CGACTGCTGTCTCATTTAGAACTGGTTTTTGTACGCTACAGTCGATGTGCAGCCTTTGCTGGCGAACAGTTCGcaaattaaacattgaaattctTATCCACTATATAAAtactaattcaaaaattgataatccAGTGCGAGTTGTCATGAAGTCTATAACTACATCATTAACGCTGTTGTTatgttttatatcattttctaAGTCACAAAGTAATGCAG GCTCTAACTGTATTACTCCTTCCTACACTTCCGGACGATGCATTAACATTTACCAATGTCAGCCGATAATGAATGTTTTGAATAGCGGAGGTTTAACCAATCAATTCAAAGAGGAATTGAAAAAATACTATTGCGGATTTGATACGAATCCAAAAGTATGTTGCCCAAACTACGAGATTACTCCTCAAGCTGATCCTAATGATAATGGAAGTTTATTACCAACAGATGGCTGCGGTGAAGCTGAAGCACTTAGCAGAATAACTAATGGTGATAAAGCTGATTTATTGGAATTTCCATGGCAAGTTGCTCTAAAATACGTCTCGA aaaaagctATTCCATATAGTTGCGGAGGATcattaatcaataaaagatATATTTTAACTGCAGCTCATTGcataacatcaaaatt AATTGGCGCTCGATTAGGTGAATACGACTTTGCAACGCCCATTGATTGTGTTTCAATAAGAAATATTACAACTTGTGCTCCTCCGCATCAAGATTTTGATGTTACTAGTAATGATGCTAAGATTCATGCAGAATATAACAAGAAACCTTACGAGCACGACATAGCATTGATTCGTTTACCAAGAGATGCAATAATAAACC GTGCTGTTAAACCAATTTGTTTGcccataaatcaaaatttaacacCTAAATTTCTGAATAATCTTCTCGTGGTCGGTTGGGGACGGACTGAATTTA gtgGTCAAAGTACTGTTTTACTAAAAGCAGCAGTTCCATTACAAGGGAACGATATTTGTAACAAACGTTATAGCCCCATTCCAATACAAGATACACAATTTTGTGCTGGTGGAAAAGATGGTAAAGATTCTTGTAACGGCGATAGTGGCGGTCCTATTATGACTGTGGTAAATGTTGATGGTATAATCAAAACCGTTCAAGTCGGATTGGTTTCAATTGGACCAACTAGTTGTGGCTTAAAAGACTTCCCAGGTGTTTACACAAAACTGACATCATATACCAAATGGATTTTGGATAATATTcaaccttaa
- the LOC111415071 gene encoding CLIP domain-containing serine protease B9-like, with protein MKTLLVVFGVLIQSFFCKGFVFPDQFYTALLENLNGFKRNETKFVNNSFEIDDNNNEIKQDNEKKINKYVMKLENRFDKIEINVNNLLTEDCGNVRPTWRGEERGIRQSELNEFPFYVDLIYENDTENSTTNSMHCGGTLINDRFVVTAASCIESKPNIIAVRLGDHDLDTNPDCYSGIKNKHICAPPTVDLKIENKDIIIHNLYRSNSTKPRKYDIALIRLPQKVNFTSAIEPVCLPIKESYRKQANLTLIGFPQRNKLKSRTNTLSSLTIPYVVNAHCQNLLQTSIGNDYLCANGQNLANYCQGYGGSGLFYVIVEDYRLRWILASVVSYDMNICTENYLPKVFTRVEFHNSWILENIK; from the exons ATGAAAACTTTACTCGTGGTTTTTGGTGTTTTgatacaaagttttttttgtaaagggTTTGTGTTTCCCGATCAATTCTATA ctgctcttttagaaaatttaaatggttTTAAGAGAAATGAAACCAAGTTTgttaataattcttttgaaatagatgacaataacaatgaaattaaacaagacaatgaaaaaaaaattaataaatatgtgATGAAACTTGAAAATCGTTttgacaaaattgaaattaatgttaataaccTTTTAACTGAAGATTGTGGAAATGTTCGACCTACATGGAGAGGAGAGGAGAGAGGAATAAGACAATCTGAACTTAATGAATTTCCGTTTTACGTTGATTTGATTTATGAAAATGATACTGAAAATAGCACCACTAATTCGATGCACTGTGGAGGAACGTTAATAAATGATCGATTTGTGGTAACAGCTGCAAGTTGTATAGAATCGAAACCAAATAT AATTGCTGTTCGATTAGGAGATCATGATCTCGATACCAACCCAGATTGTTATTCTGGAATAAAAAACAAGCATATATGTGCACCACCAACGGTCgacttaaaaatagaaaataaagacATCATCATTCACAATTTATATAGATCAAATTCTACAAAGCCTAGAAAATACGATATAGCTTTAATTAGATTACCTCAAAAAGTCAATTTTACAA gtGCTATAGAACCCGTTTGTTTACCGATAAAAGAAAGTTATCGTAAACAGgcaaatttaacattaatcgGGTTTCCTCAAAGAAATAAGTTAAAATCCAGAACGAACACATTATCAAGTTTGACTATTCCATATGTAGTGAACgcacattgccaaaatttattGCAGACATCAATAggaaatgattatttatgCGCCAATGGTCAAAATCTAGCGAACTATTGTCAAGGTTATGGAGGAAGTGgacttttttatgttatagTGGAAGATTATCGTCTCAGATGGATTTTAGCATCTGTCGTATCTTACGATATGAATATATGTACTGAAAATTATCTTCCCAAAGTATTTACCAGGGTGGAATTTCACAACAGTTGgattttggaaaatattaagtaa
- the LOC111415079 gene encoding serine protease easter-like, which translates to MKLFAILFLCFISNTKSQQFQQPSCINPSGDSGRCINIFDCKPIMIILNKEVITDELKVELRKYFCGFDGATIKVCCPNKEIFSKSDDAENLLPIDDCGEAVSVARITSGEKAELLEFPWQAALKYVSLKTIPYSCGGTLINKRYVLTAAHCIKPTLIGVRLGEYDFLTPTDCIKIRNSTICAPPPQDFDITRSDVTVHSQYKTAITGYDIALIRLPRDAVFNDAVKPICLPINKDHTPDDLRNMLVVGWGRTEYEKFSTVLLKVSIPYQENDVCNRILPVRIQANQFCAGEIDGRDSCSGDSGGPIMTAVNVDGRLKTVQIGLVSYGPQRCGKDFPGVYTRLSSYTKWILDNIKS; encoded by the exons atgaaattattcgcgattttatttctttgttttatatcTAACACAAAATCTCAACAGTTTCAAC aaccATCATGCATCAATCCATCTGGTGACAGCGGTCGGtgtattaacatttttgattgtaAACCAATAATGATCATACTCAATAAAGAAGTGATAACGGAcgaattaaaagttgaattaagaaaatatttttgtggaTTTGATGGAGCGACAATTAAAGTATGTTGTCCAAATAAggaaattttttctaaatcggATGATGCTGAAAATTTGCTACCAATAGATGATTGCGGGGAAGCCGTATCCGTGGCAAGAATAACTAGCGGGGAAAAAGCGGAGTTATTAGAATTTCCTTGGCAAGCTGCGCTAAAATACGTATctt TAAAAACTATTCCATATTCTTGTGGAggaactttaattaataaaagatacGTTTTAACAGCGGCTCATTGCATAAAACCAACCTT aATTGGCGTTCGTTTAGGTGAATATGACTTTTTAACGCCAACTGATTGTATCAAAATAAGAAATAGCACAATTTGCGCTCCTCCCCCTCAAGATTTTGATATCACACGATCGGACGTAACAGTTCATTCTCAATACAAAACCGCAATTACAGGTTATGATATAGCATTAATTCGTTTACCAAGAGATGCAGTGTTTAATG ACGCTGTTAAACCAATTTGTTTGCCAATAAACAAAGATCACACACCTGATGATCTTAGAAATATGCTTGTAGTCGGTTGGGGTCGCACCGAATACG aaaagttTAGTACGGTTCTTCTTAAAGTCTCGATTCCATATCAAGAAAATGATGTATGTAATCGGATATTACCAGTTAGGATTCAGGCCAATCAATTTTGTGCTGGTGAAATAGATGGTAGAGATTCTTGTAGTGGTGATAGCGGTGGTCCAATTATGACAGCTGTTAATGTCGATGGGCGCCTCAAAACTGTTCAAATTGGATTAGTATCGTATGGACCACAACGTTGTGGAAAAGATTTTCCAGGCGTATATACCAGATTAAGTTCATACACCAAATGGATTTTAGATAATATAAAATCCTAA
- the LOC139430904 gene encoding CLIP domain-containing serine protease HP8-like: protein MLEPFPAFALFLYGLISLYHNFETFSSSINNNDGFCQISEDILGKCTSSPDCNGNGAAYNSSQCPPHQICCPIVSTRSTFEVFDVPNIENSVLPIDCGVPLSFIEYRITRGIEAYLFEFPWQVTLKYLSDKQRPFLCGGTLISNRYVLTAAHCIKTSSPLVALRFGEYNFDSNPDCDRNGELEICSPEYLEIPVGINDAIIHESYSGKTMENDIALIRLPHPIEFNNHIAPICLPVGYYAQDIFSEELTVIGWENTEYHNVSQILLKVFVPHVKNSVCEAIFKNVADITQNQLCAGGTNGKDSCAGDSGGPIMFSVGSKETKRWIQAGIVSFGPKNCGEVGIPGVYTRLTSYIDWILNNMEL from the exons atgcttGAACCATTTCCAGCATTCGCTTTATTTCTTTACGGGTTAATTTCTTTGTATCATAATTTCGAAACTTTTAGTTCTT ctaTTAACAACAATGATGGTTTTTGTCAAATTTCTGAAGACATTCTTGGTAAATGTACATCGTCACCGGATTGTAATGGAAATGGTGCAGCGTATAATTCCTCACAATGTCCACCTCATCAAATTTGTTGTCCCATTGTATCCACAAGATCAACTTTTGAAGTATTTGATGTACCCAATATAGAAAATAGCGTTCTTCCGATTGATTGCGGTGTCCCATTATCGTTTATCGAATATCGAATAACTCGAGGAATCGAAGCTTACCTCTTTGAATTTCCTTGGCaagttactttaaaatatctaaGTG ataaacaaAGACCGTTTTTGTGTGGAGGAACTTTAATCAGTAATAGATACGTTTTAACAGCCGCTCATTGTATAAAAACTTCTTCGCCTCT AGTTGCGTTGCGATTTGGagaatataattttgattcaaaTCCAGATTGTGACCGAAACGGAGAATTAGAAATTTGCTCCCCGGAATATCTCGAAATTCCCGTTGGAATAAACGATGCGATAATTCACGAAAGTTATTCCGGAAAAACCATGGAGAATGACATTGCGCTGATAAGATTACCACATCCTATCGAATTTAACA ATCACATCGCCCCGATATGTTTACCAGTTGGTTATTATGCCCAAGATATTTTTTCGGAAGAGTTAACTGTTATCGGATGGGAAAATACTGAATatc ATAATGTaagtcaaattttattaaaagtttttgtaccACATGTTAAAAATTCTGTCTGTGAGgcgatatttaaaaatgttgctGATATAACACAGAATCAATTATGTGCGGGTGGTACGAATGGAAAAGATTCGTGTGCGGGCGATAGCGGAGGACCAATTATGTTTTCAGTAGGTTCTAAAGAAACTAAAAGATGGATTCAAGCTGGGATAGTTTCGTTTGGTCCGAAAAATTGTGGAGAAGTAGGTATACCTGGAGTTTACACCCGATTAACAAGTTATATTGATtggattttaaacaatatggagttataa
- the LOC111415078 gene encoding phenoloxidase-activating factor 1-like, with protein MSKFYTLFTFIIVLIIPVFSIRAKRFVFDDVGCRTPDNGVGDCRPLSQCETLNNLASTRAGRIRVAEYICSYKSGIISVCCPSKPVEENGVDSTKRNTDLLPTECGVSYAGHKITNGEQTDLFEFPWQVALRYNDKKYPFSCAGTLINNRYVLTAAHCVVGTAIIGVRLGEYNFETNPDCIVDRNRTTCAPKHIDISITKKDIIAHKQYRPINLKNDIALIRLPNPIEFSQSISPVCLPIKESLLKELGNLTVIGWGRTETSEPSPILLKVTLPLMHINQCRQALRLRIAISDNHFCAGGRNGQDSCKGDSGGPIMYTAVDDAQIKWVQAGVVSFGSEYCGRDKIPAMYTKVTQYINWILDNIKP; from the exons ATGTCTAAGTTTTACACcctatttacttttattatagttttaattatcCCAGTGTTCAGTATTAGAGCAAAAA GATTTGTTTTTGATGATGTTGGATGTAGAACTCCAGATAATGGAGTTGGAGATTGCAGGCCACTTTCGCAATGTGAAACTTTGAACAATTTAGCATCAACGAGGGCAGGTAGAATACGCGTTGCTGAATACATCTGTTCTTATAAAAGCGGCATAATTTCGGTTTGTTGTCCAAGTAAACCAGTGGAAGAAAACGGCGTTGAtagtacaaaaagaaatactGATCTTTTACCAACTGAGTGTGGTGTTAGTTATGCTGGGCATAAAATTACTAATGGGGAACAAACAGATTTGTTTGAATTTCCTTGGCAAGTCGCTTTACGATACAATg ataaaaaatatcCATTTAGTTGTGCAGGAACTCTTATCAACAATAGATACGTTCTAACTGCAGCTCATTGTGTCGTCGGAACCgcaat AATTGGAGTAAGATTAGGTGAATACAACTTCGAAACTAATCCGGACTGCATAGTTGATAGAAATCGAACAACTTGCGCTCCGAAACACATTGATATTTCCATCactaaaaaagatattatcgCCCATAAACAATATAGGcctataaatttaaagaatgaCATCGCTTTAATAAGATTACCAAACCCCATTGAATTTAGCC AAAGTATTTCTCCGGTGTGTTTACCAATTAAGGAATCACTTTTAAAGGAATTAGGCAATTTAACCGTAATTGGCTGGGGACGTACCGAAACtt CCGAACCAAGtccgattttattaaaagtgacCTTACCTTTAATGCATATAAATCAGTGTCGACAAGCATTGCGTCTAAGAATTGCAATTAGTGATAATCACTTTTGCGCTGGTGGTAGAAATGGTCAAGATTCTTGCAAAGGTGATAGTGGTGGTCCGATTATGTACACGGCTGTTGATGATGCGCAAATAAAATGGGTTCAAGCTGGTGTTGTTTCTTTTGGATCAGAATATTGCGGAAGAGACAAAATACCGGCTATGTATACTAAAGTTACACAATACATCAATTGGATTCTAGATAACATAAAAccatag